One Miscanthus floridulus cultivar M001 chromosome 11, ASM1932011v1, whole genome shotgun sequence DNA window includes the following coding sequences:
- the LOC136492987 gene encoding mitochondrial uncoupling protein 1-like isoform X2, with the protein MLATIMCIAREEGVAALWKGVIPGLHRQFLYGGLRISLYEPVKAFFVGGAAVGDVSLLSKILAALTTGVIAIVVANPTDLVKVRLQAHGKDNTVKRSYSGALNAYATIIRQEGIGALWTGLGPNVARNAIINTAELASYDQFKQMFLKLPGFTDNVFTHLLAGLGAGFFAVCIGSPVDVVKSRMMGDSTYRSTLDCFAKTLKNDGPGAFYKGFIANFCRIGSWNVIMFLTLEQVRRFFL; encoded by the exons ATGCTAGCCACGATCATGTGCATCGCCAGGGAGGAAGGGGTTGCCGCGCTCTGGAAGGGTGTCATCCCTGGCCTTCACCGCCAGTTCCTCTACGGTGGCCTCCGCATCAGCTTGTATGAGCCT GTGAAGGCTTTCTTCGTAGGAGGTGCTGCTGTGGGTGATGTCAGTTTGCTAAGCAAGATTCTTGCTGCGCTTACCACGG GTGTCATAGCGATTGTTGTGGCAAATCCAACTGATCTTGTCAAAGTTAGGTTGCAAGCTCATGGAAAGGATAACACTGTCAAGAGGAGTTATTCTGGAGCCCTTAATGCATATGCTACAATAATCAGACAG GAAGGTATTGGAGCTTTGTGGACTGGCCTTGGTCCAAATGTCGCACGCAATGCCATAATTAACACTGCTGAGTTGGCCAGCTACGATCAGTTTAAACAG ATGTTTCTAAAACTTCCTGGGTTTACTGATAACGTTTTTACCCATCTTTTAGCTGGGCTTGGTGCTGGGTTTTTCGCTGTTTGCATTGGCTCTCCAGTGGATGTG GTGAAATCAAGAATGATGGGTGATTCAACATACAGAAGTACTCTTGATTGTTTTGCCAAGACACTAAAGAATGAC GGGCCTGGTGCTTTCTACAAGGGATTCATTGCAAACTTTTGTCGGATTGGGTCATGGAATGTGATAATGTTCTTAACTCTGGAGCAG GTTAGAAGATTCTTTCTATGA
- the LOC136492987 gene encoding mitochondrial uncoupling protein 1-like isoform X1 — translation MATASSSFTAIFFSSAFAACFAEVCTIPLDTAKVRLQLQRKTPLPAPPAAAAAAGGGMLATIMCIAREEGVAALWKGVIPGLHRQFLYGGLRISLYEPVKAFFVGGAAVGDVSLLSKILAALTTGVIAIVVANPTDLVKVRLQAHGKDNTVKRSYSGALNAYATIIRQEGIGALWTGLGPNVARNAIINTAELASYDQFKQMFLKLPGFTDNVFTHLLAGLGAGFFAVCIGSPVDVVKSRMMGDSTYRSTLDCFAKTLKNDGPGAFYKGFIANFCRIGSWNVIMFLTLEQVRRFFL, via the exons ATGGCCACGGCCTCTTCTTCCTTCACCGCCATCTTCTTCAGCAGCGCCTTCGCCGCCTGCTTCGCAGAG GTCTGCACCATTCCTTTGGACACAGCCAAAGTGCGGCTCCAGCTGCAAAGGAAGACGCCGCTGCCGGCGCCACCAGCCGCCGCAGCTGCTGCTGGTGGAGGAATGCTAGCCACGATCATGTGCATCGCCAGGGAGGAAGGGGTTGCCGCGCTCTGGAAGGGTGTCATCCCTGGCCTTCACCGCCAGTTCCTCTACGGTGGCCTCCGCATCAGCTTGTATGAGCCT GTGAAGGCTTTCTTCGTAGGAGGTGCTGCTGTGGGTGATGTCAGTTTGCTAAGCAAGATTCTTGCTGCGCTTACCACGG GTGTCATAGCGATTGTTGTGGCAAATCCAACTGATCTTGTCAAAGTTAGGTTGCAAGCTCATGGAAAGGATAACACTGTCAAGAGGAGTTATTCTGGAGCCCTTAATGCATATGCTACAATAATCAGACAG GAAGGTATTGGAGCTTTGTGGACTGGCCTTGGTCCAAATGTCGCACGCAATGCCATAATTAACACTGCTGAGTTGGCCAGCTACGATCAGTTTAAACAG ATGTTTCTAAAACTTCCTGGGTTTACTGATAACGTTTTTACCCATCTTTTAGCTGGGCTTGGTGCTGGGTTTTTCGCTGTTTGCATTGGCTCTCCAGTGGATGTG GTGAAATCAAGAATGATGGGTGATTCAACATACAGAAGTACTCTTGATTGTTTTGCCAAGACACTAAAGAATGAC GGGCCTGGTGCTTTCTACAAGGGATTCATTGCAAACTTTTGTCGGATTGGGTCATGGAATGTGATAATGTTCTTAACTCTGGAGCAG GTTAGAAGATTCTTTCTATGA
- the LOC136494105 gene encoding probable LRR receptor-like serine/threonine-protein kinase At1g06840 translates to MGQNMLRPQVFFLCSIILTLSFTLLQPTTAQITAPWEVDALKAIWGSLIDPHGNLSSWNRGDPCMGNWSHVICYNATGSDGYYHVQELQLLRLNLSGTLAPELGQLSQMKIMDFMWNSIGGTIPKEVGNITSLELLLLNGNQLNGSLPEEIGFLPNLNRIQIDQNYISGPIPKSFANLNKTKHFHMNNNSLSGQIPPELSRLPSLVHLLLDNNNLSGYIPPELSKLPKVLIIQLDNNNFSGSTIPSSYGNISTLLKLSLRNCSLEGSVPDVSGIPQLGYLDLSWNQLRGAIPASQFASNITTIDLSHNYLNSSIPGIFSGLPNLQRLSLDYNNLTGSVPSNIWQNIDLSGNRSLILDFQNNSLNNLSTPLSPPANVTILLHGNPVCAAQNQLNISQYCHSATVVPEPGGSADNSTLCPPCDLPFERIPLSPIPCICAVPVYVDYRLKSPGFWNFIPYESQFQQYLSSGLSLSLYQLEVSTFMWEEGPRLRMDLKLFPNNTPYFNANEVLRLNGMFTGWHIQDSDIFGPYELISFNRGWYNAILPQGRKSGLSTGAIVGVVMAAFAAAAILSSLVTIIILRRRSRHSSKKRSAKRISMKITGVKDFTFDELSHCTHDFNDSTLIGQGGYGKVYRGALADGTVVAIKRAQQGSLQGSKEFFTEIELLSRLHHRNLVSLLGYCDEEDEQMLVYEYMPNGNLRDHLSARAKVPLDFPMRLRIALGSSRGILYLHTEADPPIYHRDIKASNILLDSKFVAKVADFGLSRLAPLPETEGSAPGHVSTVVKGTPGYLDPEYFLTHKLTDKSDVYSLGVVFLELLTGMQPISHGRNIVREVLAANQSGMIFSVVDNRMGSYPAECVEKFAALALRCCQDETDSRPSMVEVVRELETIWRMTPGTENIASSESGVLGMGSSSSNTTSTPTASASRMASSDDHYISSMEVSGSNLLSSVMPSLNPR, encoded by the exons ATGGGGCAAAATATGTTACGGCCTCAAGTGTTTTTCCTGTGCTCCATTATCCTCACATTATCTTTTACCCTTTTGCAACCAACGACTGCACAGATCACTGCACCATGGGAAG TTGATGCTCTCAAGGCTATTTGGGGCAGCTTGATAGATCCACACGGAAATCTTAGCAGCTGGAACCGTGGAGATCCATGCATGGGAAATTGGTCTCATGTTATCTGTTACAATGCAACAGGCAGCGATGGATACTACCATGTACAGGAATT ACAGCTCCTACGTTTGAATTTATCTGGAACTTTGGCTCCTGAGCTTGgtcagctttctcaaatgaaaattaT GGATTTTATGTGGAATTCGATCGGCGGGACCATACCTAAGGAGGTTGGAAACATCACTTCTCTGGAATTATT GCTCCTGAATGGAAACCAATTGAATGGCTCTTTACCAgaggagattggcttccttcctAATCTGAATCGGATTCAGATTGATCAGAACTACATATCTGGACCCATACCTAAATCATTTGCTAACCTGAATAAAACCAAGCACTT CCACATGAACAACAACTCATTGAGCGGTCAAATTCCACCTGAGTTATCCAGATTACCTTCACTTGTTCACCT ATTGTTGGATAACAATAACTTGTCAGGCTATATTCCTCCAGAACTATCAAAGTTACCAAAGGTGCTCATCAT ACAATTGGACAATAATAATTTCTCTGGAAGTACAATTCCTTCATCTTATGGCAACATCTCAACACTTCTGAAATT GAGTTTGAGGAACTGCAGCTTGGAAGGATCTGTTCCTGACGTCAGTGGAATACCCCAACTTGGCTACTT GGATCTTAGCTGGAATCAGTTGAGAGGTGCAATACCAGCCAGCCAATTTGCAAGCAACATAACTACAAT TGATCTTTCCCACAATTATCTTAATAGTTCCATTCCAGGAATTTTCTCTGGCCTTCCTAATCTCCAAAGATT GTCACTTGACTACAACAACTTGACTGGTTCTGTTCCATCTAATATCTGGCAAAATATTGATCTAAGTGGAAATAGAAGTCTTATACT GGATTTCCAGAACAATTCTCTCAACAATCTGTCAACTCCTCTTTCACCGCCTGCCAACGTTACCATCCT ATTACACGGAAACCCAGTTTGCGCCGCGCAAAACCAACTGAATATTTCTCAGTATTGTCACTCAGCAACAGTTGTACCTGAACCTGGAGGTTCCGCAGATAACAGTACACTTTGTCCACCATGCGACCTTCCTTTCGAAAGAATACCATTGTCACCAATACCATGCATATGTGCCGTTCCAGTTTATGTGGATTACCGGCTTAAGAGTCCTGGGTTCTGGAATTTCATTCCATATGAATCCCAATTCCAACAGTACTTATCATCTGGGCTTTCATTGTCATTATACCAATTAGAAGTTTCTACTTTCATGTGGGAAGAAGGCCCAAGGCTGAGGATGGACCTGAAACTATTTCCAAATAACACTCCCTATTTCAATGCAAATGAGGTGTTGAGGCTTAATGGTATGTTCACAGGTTGGCACATTCAAGACTCTGATATATTTGGTCCCTATGAACTTATCAGCTTCAACCGAGGGTGGTACAACGCCA TATTACCACAGGGTAGGAAGTCTGGTCTGAGTACAGGTGCCATTGTTGGGGTAGTCATGGCAGCATTTGCTGCAGCTGCCATTCTTTCATCCCTCGTTACTATCATTATATTGCGGAGACGTTCAAGACATTCTTCAAAGAAACGCTCTG CGAAAAGAATTTCAATGAAAATTACTGGTGTAAAAGACTTCACTTTTGATGAATTGTCACATTGTACACATGACTTCAATGATTCAACACTAATTGGCCAAGGAGGGTATGGCAAGGTATACAGAGGTGCGTTGGCTGATGGAACAGTAGTAGCAATAAAGCGAGCACAGCAAGGGTCTCTTCAGGGTTCAAAGGAATTCTTCACAGAGATAGAATTGCTATCGAGGCTGCATCACCGTAATCTAGTCTCTTTGCTTGGTTAttgtgatgaagaagatgaacag ATGCTGGTATATGAGTATATGCCCAATGGAAATCTACGTGATCATCTTTCAG CTAGAGCTAAGGTGCCTCTAGATTTCCCCATGAGGCTACGGATCGCGCTGGGATCATCACGTGGTATCCTGTATTTGCACACAGAAGCAGATCCTCCAATATATCATCGTGACATCAAAGCTAGCAATATTCTACTGGACTCGAAGTTTGTTGCAAAAGTTGCTGATTTTGGTCTCTCACGCCTTGCTCCGCTGCCAGAAACAGAGGGGAGTGCCCCTGGTCATGTCTCCACTGTTGTCAAAGGCACCCCG GGTTATCTTGACCCAGAGTATTTCCTCACTCATAAGCTCACGGACAAGAGCGACGTGTACAGCCTTGGTGTTGTGTTTTTGGAACTGCTGACTGGGATGCAGCCAATTTCTCATGGAAGAAATATAGTCAGAGAGGTTTTGGCAGCCAATCAGTCAGGGATGATATTCTCGGTGGTTGATAACCGGATGGGCTCATACCCTGCTGAGTGTGTGGAGAAGTTTGCTGCGCTGGCGCTGCGGTGTTGCCAGGACGAGACGGACTCGAGGCCATCCATGGTGGAAGTGGTTCGGGAGCTAGAGACGATATGGCGCATGACGCCAGGGACAGAGAACATAGCATCGTCAGAGTCTGGCGTCCTTGGGATGGGCTCTAGCAGCAGCAATACCACCAGCACACCCACAGCGTCGGCTTCGCGGATGGCTTCTTCGGATGATCACTACATTTCGTCCATGGAGGTCTCTGGTAGCAACCTGCTCAGCAGCGTTATGCCCAGCCTCAATCCGCGCTGA